Proteins encoded together in one Impatiens glandulifera chromosome 1, dImpGla2.1, whole genome shotgun sequence window:
- the LOC124920027 gene encoding uncharacterized protein LOC124920027 yields MGMRFILHPTVLQMSSPPPIVKWIVNSISSGLDTLFLTRFESQRADYWQTLYSSVSMGAPYLIFCSEDDDLAPWHVIFNFAQRLEALGGDVKMVKWNRSSHVGHYRNYPIEYSAAVTELLGKSSTIYSQRIRQLEGEERMGFDSSHDEEHGPFQSLKKATKNANQIVRRVALGSKDHFVVPTSVEYHDGKAVGSVEDGERGGFIQLTNLPRINAHGVLGQILYDVCVPKNVEDWDVKDSSNFSMAPFPNLSRRIYMNPIKCIRKSRL; encoded by the exons ATGGGTATGCGTTTTATTCTACACCCGACGGTTCTACAAATGTCTAGTCCACCACCTATAGTAAAATGGATTGTAAATTCCATATCTTCCGGCTTGGATACTCTTTTCCTCACTAGATTTGAATCGCAACGAGCTGATTATTGGCAGACTCTTTATTCCTCTGTG AGCATGGGGGCTCCATATTTAATCTTCTGTTCAGAAGACGACGATCTTGCTCCTTGGCATGTTATCTTTAATTTCGCTCAAAGATTAGAAGCTCTGGGCGGAGATGTGAAAATGGTGAAATGGAATCGATCTTCTCACGTAG GTCATTATCGCAATTACCCAATTGAATATAGTGCTGCTGTAACAGAGCTTCTTGGTAAGTCATCAACAATATACTCTCAAAGAATTAGACAACTCGAAGGGGAAGAAAGAATGGGATTCGACAGTAGTCATGACGAAGAACATGGCCCATTTCAATCTCTGAAGAAAGCAACGAAAAACGCAAATCAGATCGTGAGAAGAGTCGCTCTAGGATCGAAAGATCATTTCGTTGTTCCCACTTCTGTGGAGTATCACGATGGAAAAGCAGTTGGGTCTGTTGAGGATGGTGAAAGAGGAGGATTTATTCAATTGACGAACTTGCCGAGGATAAACGCTCATGGTGTTCTTGGACAAATACTTTACGATGTTTGCGTTCCGAAGAACGTGGAGGATTGGGATGTGAAGGATTCTTCGAATTTCAGTATGGCTCCGTTTCCTAATTTGTCAAGAAGGATTTACATGAATCCTATCAAGTGTATTCGAAAATCAAGATTgtga